A genomic region of Campylobacter corcagiensis contains the following coding sequences:
- the gmk gene encoding guanylate kinase: MSKGQILVISGPSGSGKSSLIDRLIKDHNNIYFSVSSTTREIREGEEEGINYHYISKDKFEEGIEKGEFLEWAIVHKNYYGTSLVPVQKALQEGKTAIFDIDVQGFKIVKEKFKNAIVSIFITTKSRSELKTRLELRGTDSKDDIERRILNAAGEMEHIKEYDYLIINDDFDESYAAFESIFKSVEYKTINLNLRGIIDDWIN, encoded by the coding sequence GTGTCAAAGGGTCAAATTTTAGTCATTTCTGGACCTAGCGGAAGCGGTAAGTCATCACTTATAGATAGGCTTATTAAAGATCATAACAATATCTACTTTTCAGTCTCATCAACCACAAGAGAGATAAGAGAAGGTGAAGAAGAGGGTATAAACTATCACTACATAAGTAAAGATAAATTTGAAGAGGGCATTGAAAAAGGTGAATTTTTAGAGTGGGCAATAGTTCATAAAAACTACTATGGAACTTCACTTGTGCCTGTCCAAAAAGCCCTTCAGGAGGGAAAAACAGCTATATTTGATATAGATGTTCAAGGCTTTAAAATAGTAAAAGAGAAATTTAAAAACGCTATTGTTTCTATTTTTATTACTACAAAAAGTAGGAGTGAGCTTAAAACTCGCTTAGAATTAAGAGGAACTGATTCTAAAGATGATATAGAAAGGCGGATTTTAAATGCAGCTGGAGAGATGGAACATATTAAAGAGTATGATTATTTGATTATAAATGATGATTTTGATGAGTCATACGCTGCTTTTGAGTCTATCTTTAAATCAGTCGAGTATAAAACTATAAATTTAAATTTGCGTGGTATTATTGATGATTGGATTAACTAA
- a CDS encoding Sec-independent protein translocase subunit TatA/TatB produces the protein MGAMSMGHWLIVLVIIVLLFGSKKIPELAQGLGKGIKTFKKEMDDIDEEESKKSVTEEKKVESTETKDSEKV, from the coding sequence ATGGGTGCAATGAGCATGGGGCATTGGTTGATAGTTTTGGTTATTATTGTTTTGCTTTTTGGATCAAAGAAAATTCCAGAACTTGCACAAGGCCTTGGCAAAGGGATTAAGACTTTTAAAAAAGAGATGGATGATATTGACGAAGAAGAGAGTAAAAAAAGCGTAACAGAAGAGAAAAAAGTAGAGTCTACAGAAACTAAAGATAGTGAAAAAGTTTAA
- the argS gene encoding arginine--tRNA ligase, whose protein sequence is MKTTVIKEINKVLDIDFVLEKPKDSSLGHYATPVAFTLAKELKKAPKLIAQDFVGKFENSDIFSVSAVNGYLNFTLKGKFLDDVATTALKNPLDFAKSSKKDESILLEYVSANPTGPLHIGHVRGAVYGDTLARVGRHLGVDITTEYYINDAGNQIDLLGISILLRGRDNILGQSVEYPEQFYKGEYIDDLAKDSYEEFGAEIFSKDENATKLSSWGKDKMLKLIKQNLADANINIQNWVSEKSLYDKKDKTVKKLKKCGGIYEQDGKIWLRSSDMGDEKDRVVIREDGRPTYLAGDIIYHNDKFERGFDRYINIWGADHHGYIARVKASIHFLGYDESRLEVILAQMVNLLKNGQAYKMSKRAGNFILMSDVVQEIGSDALRFIFISKKCDTPLEFDVDELKKDDSSNPIFYINYAHARINQLFKKASKKPEDVIDADISNLGSDALNLLFEALILDEILEDAFYSRQLQKIPDYLKSLAASFHKFYNENRVVGSDNEDSLLKVMAVVGLSIKTALSLMGIKAKEIME, encoded by the coding sequence TTGAAAACTACAGTTATTAAAGAGATTAACAAAGTCTTAGACATAGACTTTGTCCTAGAAAAACCAAAAGATAGTTCGCTTGGACACTACGCTACTCCAGTTGCTTTTACTCTTGCAAAAGAGCTTAAAAAAGCTCCAAAATTAATAGCCCAGGATTTTGTTGGTAAATTTGAAAATAGCGATATTTTTAGTGTTAGTGCGGTAAATGGATATCTAAATTTTACTCTTAAGGGCAAATTTTTAGATGATGTTGCAACTACTGCTTTAAAAAATCCTTTAGATTTTGCAAAAAGCTCTAAAAAGGATGAGAGTATTTTACTTGAGTATGTTAGTGCAAATCCAACAGGTCCACTTCATATAGGTCATGTAAGAGGTGCTGTTTATGGGGATACTTTAGCTAGAGTTGGTAGGCATTTGGGCGTAGATATTACAACTGAGTATTATATAAATGATGCTGGAAATCAGATTGACCTTTTAGGAATTTCTATTTTACTTCGTGGAAGAGATAATATCTTAGGTCAAAGTGTTGAGTATCCAGAGCAGTTTTACAAAGGCGAGTATATAGATGACTTGGCAAAAGATTCGTATGAGGAATTTGGCGCTGAGATTTTTTCTAAAGATGAAAACGCTACAAAGCTTAGCAGTTGGGGAAAAGATAAGATGCTAAAGCTAATTAAGCAAAATTTAGCAGATGCGAATATTAATATCCAAAACTGGGTTAGCGAAAAAAGTCTTTATGATAAAAAAGATAAAACTGTCAAAAAGCTTAAAAAGTGTGGTGGAATTTACGAACAAGACGGCAAAATTTGGCTTAGATCAAGCGATATGGGTGATGAAAAAGACCGCGTTGTTATCAGAGAAGATGGTCGTCCGACCTATCTTGCAGGTGATATTATTTACCACAATGATAAATTTGAAAGAGGTTTTGATAGATATATAAATATCTGGGGAGCTGATCATCATGGGTATATTGCTAGAGTAAAGGCAAGTATACATTTTTTAGGTTATGATGAAAGCCGCTTAGAGGTTATTTTAGCTCAAATGGTAAATTTATTAAAAAATGGCCAAGCTTATAAGATGAGCAAAAGAGCTGGAAATTTTATCTTGATGAGTGATGTGGTCCAAGAAATCGGAAGTGATGCTTTAAGGTTTATTTTTATTAGCAAAAAGTGTGACACACCACTTGAATTTGATGTAGATGAGCTTAAAAAAGATGATAGTTCAAATCCGATTTTTTATATAAACTACGCTCATGCAAGAATTAATCAACTTTTTAAAAAAGCTAGTAAAAAACCAGAAGATGTTATAGATGCTGATATCTCAAATTTAGGAAGTGATGCTTTAAATTTGCTTTTTGAAGCTCTTATTTTAGATGAAATTTTAGAAGATGCTTTTTATAGCAGACAGCTTCAAAAAATTCCTGACTATCTTAAAAGCTTAGCAGCTAGTTTTCATAAATTTTATAATGAAAACAGAGTTGTAGGAAGCGATAATGAAGACTCACTCCTTAAGGTTATGGCAGTTGTTGGGCTTAGTATAAAAACAGCTCTATCTCTTATGGGAATAAAAGCAAAAGAAATTATGGAGTAA
- a CDS encoding DUF4139 domain-containing protein has translation MRKIALLALIASFALANGIDIYTNKVIVEKTSKDGKFSLPFELEMNQIEISANCDINTAYFTNFRKLEDENAKKIETLTNRLKALKDSYEVIKASKVDNIATLSDALSENLNEQTSISSQLSLLNTLTSSVSLEKDLVVDAPCKGITIRYPDYNVRLDSKNIIIFKDGKLQIKQNATISNLDSNLTSTKVRFFPYATNLDQAPAIFTPIYLQKEPPAQIQDAPATMMKMASAIESNSAPLAKASEQTLHTFNFWQIDNMNLVAKKDNLINLNTQEVNATLSNFIDGYGTNRAYFSIKFTPKFDIQSAKSDYYFDDKFIHSNYSGKVLKGTENKIYFGINNFIEIKKQISDIKTDESLFGGKETTKNSWLYEIKNSSDQNQSITFVERVPVSTHEDIKVVKLGDIEESPSKDGKVEINFTLMPNETKSFKFGYAVTKPK, from the coding sequence GTGAGAAAAATCGCTCTTTTAGCACTTATTGCTAGTTTTGCTCTAGCTAATGGTATAGATATTTATACAAACAAAGTTATAGTTGAAAAAACTAGTAAAGATGGCAAATTTAGCCTACCTTTTGAACTTGAGATGAATCAAATAGAAATAAGTGCAAATTGCGATATAAATACAGCCTATTTTACAAATTTTAGAAAACTAGAAGATGAGAATGCTAAAAAAATAGAGACATTAACTAACCGCCTTAAAGCTCTTAAAGATAGTTATGAAGTTATTAAGGCCTCAAAAGTTGATAATATTGCTACTTTAAGTGATGCTCTTAGTGAGAATTTAAATGAACAAACAAGCATCTCTTCACAACTTTCTCTTTTAAATACTTTAACAAGTAGTGTAAGTTTAGAAAAAGATTTAGTTGTAGATGCTCCTTGTAAAGGTATTACCATACGATATCCAGACTATAATGTCAGGCTTGATAGCAAAAATATCATAATCTTCAAAGATGGCAAGCTTCAAATAAAACAAAACGCAACCATTTCAAATTTAGACTCAAATTTAACATCTACAAAGGTTAGATTTTTTCCTTATGCTACAAATTTAGATCAAGCCCCAGCTATTTTTACTCCTATTTACCTTCAAAAAGAGCCTCCAGCTCAAATTCAAGATGCTCCTGCTACGATGATGAAAATGGCTTCTGCTATAGAAAGTAACAGTGCTCCTTTAGCTAAAGCTAGTGAACAAACACTTCATACATTTAATTTTTGGCAGATAGATAATATGAATTTAGTTGCCAAAAAGGATAATCTAATAAATCTAAATACTCAAGAAGTGAATGCAACTTTGTCAAATTTCATTGATGGATACGGCACAAATAGAGCATATTTCAGTATAAAATTTACTCCTAAATTTGATATACAATCTGCAAAGAGTGATTACTACTTTGATGATAAATTTATCCACTCAAACTACTCAGGTAAGGTATTAAAAGGAACAGAAAATAAAATTTATTTTGGTATAAATAACTTTATAGAGATTAAAAAACAAATAAGCGATATTAAAACCGATGAATCGTTATTTGGTGGCAAAGAGACCACGAAAAATAGCTGGCTTTATGAGATTAAAAACAGTAGCGATCAAAATCAAAGCATAACATTTGTAGAAAGAGTGCCAGTTAGCACCCATGAAGATATCAAGGTTGTAAAACTTGGCGATATAGAAGAGTCTCCTAGCAAAGATGGAAAGGTTGAGATAAATTTTACACTTATGCCAAATGAAACAAAGAGTTTTAAATTTGGATATGCCGTTACTAAGCCAAAGTGA
- the rsmG gene encoding 16S rRNA (guanine(527)-N(7))-methyltransferase RsmG encodes MSYSDKFKTQILAYKEILAKFNAVHDLTKHENLDWAIEDSFSGAKFIEGLPKVAIDIGSGAGFPGLFLSFVLDECQWHLFEPNFKRSSFLTYVKLNLGLKNVTIHSEKLENSTKFRADLITSRAVMKTKKILEISDGFYDENTQFLLYKGSSVESELENLKAKIYSSGNRNFVILKGVKNG; translated from the coding sequence ATGTCGTATAGTGATAAATTTAAAACTCAAATTTTAGCTTATAAGGAAATTTTGGCTAAATTTAACGCTGTTCATGACCTTACAAAGCATGAAAATCTAGACTGGGCGATTGAAGATAGCTTTAGCGGGGCTAAATTTATAGAAGGCTTACCAAAAGTGGCTATTGATATAGGAAGTGGGGCTGGATTTCCTGGACTTTTTTTGTCATTTGTTTTAGATGAGTGCCAGTGGCATCTGTTTGAGCCAAACTTTAAAAGATCTAGTTTTTTAACATATGTAAAGCTAAATTTAGGGCTTAAAAATGTCACAATCCATAGTGAAAAACTAGAAAATTCTACTAAATTTAGAGCTGATCTTATAACCTCAAGAGCTGTAATGAAAACTAAAAAAATATTAGAAATTTCAGATGGGTTTTATGATGAAAATACTCAGTTTTTACTCTATAAAGGAAGTAGTGTTGAAAGTGAGCTTGAAAATTTAAAAGCTAAAATTTATAGTAGTGGCAATAGAAATTTCGTAATCCTAAAAGGAGTTAAAAATGGGTAA
- the ribA gene encoding GTP cyclohydrolase II encodes MDIKISQTANLPSYWGEFKVKVFKENFKEHMVIFKEPFGEILNTRIHSECITGDTFSSLKCDCGEQLHASLEYISKNGGMVIYLRQEGRNIGLLNKINAYALQDKGLDTIEANHQLGFKADERTYEIVDFILKHFGITKINLLTNNPDKLKSLKCVEIVRRIPIQIKPNKYNIKYLKTKKERMGHILDVV; translated from the coding sequence ATGGATATTAAAATTTCACAAACAGCAAATCTTCCTTCATATTGGGGAGAATTTAAGGTGAAAGTTTTTAAAGAGAATTTTAAAGAGCATATGGTGATATTTAAAGAGCCGTTCGGTGAGATACTAAATACTAGAATTCACTCAGAGTGTATTACAGGCGATACATTTTCAAGCTTAAAGTGTGACTGTGGCGAACAACTTCACGCAAGTTTAGAATACATCTCAAAAAATGGCGGAATGGTAATATATCTAAGACAAGAAGGGCGAAATATCGGGCTTTTAAACAAAATAAATGCTTATGCATTACAAGATAAAGGACTTGATACTATAGAGGCAAACCACCAGCTAGGATTTAAAGCTGATGAGCGAACTTATGAGATAGTTGATTTTATTCTTAAGCACTTTGGGATCACAAAAATAAACCTACTAACAAACAACCCAGATAAACTTAAAAGCCTAAAATGTGTAGAAATAGTTCGTAGAATTCCAATACAAATCAAACCAAATAAATACAACATAAAGTATTTAAAAACCAAAAAAGAGCGAATGGGGCATATTTTAGATGTCGTATAG
- the hemB gene encoding porphobilinogen synthase, which produces MFRRYRRLRKNSNIRDLVRQTSLSVDDFIYPLFAVEGTGVKKDTPSMPGVYQLSIDEILKECEEIVGLGIKSVLLFGIPDVKDSIGSDALSEDGIIAKTTRAIKEKFPNLYVITDLCFCEYTDHGHCGILCGDTVDNDATLEISAKQALIHAKAGADMIAPSGMMDGIIETLRTALDENGYKDLPIMAYSTKFASAYYGPFRDVAESSPSFGDRKTYQMDPANRREAIMESLEDEAQGADILMVKPALAYLDIIRDLRQNSLLPICAYNVSGEYALLKAGEKAGIIDYQRVMAETLISIKRAGADLIITYHAKEMAKILKGKN; this is translated from the coding sequence ATGTTTAGAAGATATAGAAGACTTAGAAAAAACTCAAATATTAGAGATTTAGTTAGGCAGACAAGTTTAAGTGTAGATGATTTTATATACCCACTTTTTGCAGTTGAAGGAACAGGCGTTAAAAAAGACACTCCATCAATGCCTGGCGTTTATCAGCTCAGTATTGATGAAATTTTAAAAGAGTGTGAGGAGATAGTTGGTTTAGGAATAAAATCAGTCCTTCTTTTTGGAATTCCTGATGTAAAAGATAGCATAGGAAGTGATGCATTAAGCGAAGATGGTATAATCGCTAAGACAACAAGAGCTATAAAAGAGAAATTTCCAAACCTTTATGTTATAACTGATCTATGCTTTTGTGAGTATACAGATCATGGTCATTGTGGAATTTTGTGTGGAGATACAGTTGATAATGATGCAACATTAGAAATTTCAGCCAAACAAGCTTTGATTCACGCAAAAGCTGGAGCAGATATGATAGCACCAAGTGGTATGATGGATGGTATTATTGAGACTTTAAGAACTGCTTTGGATGAAAACGGATATAAAGATCTTCCTATAATGGCTTACTCTACCAAATTTGCTTCAGCTTATTATGGACCATTTAGAGATGTTGCGGAGAGTTCTCCTAGTTTTGGTGATAGAAAAACATATCAAATGGACCCAGCAAATCGTCGTGAAGCCATAATGGAAAGCTTAGAAGATGAGGCACAAGGGGCTGATATTTTAATGGTAAAACCAGCTTTAGCTTATCTTGATATCATTCGCGATTTAAGGCAAAATTCGCTTTTACCAATTTGTGCGTACAATGTAAGTGGAGAGTATGCTTTGCTTAAGGCTGGAGAAAAAGCAGGCATTATAGATTATCAAAGAGTTATGGCTGAAACACTTATAAGCATCAAAAGAGCAGGTGCTGATCTTATCATCACATACCACGCAAAAGAGATGGCTAAAATTTTAAAAGGTAAAAATTGA
- the argF gene encoding ornithine carbamoyltransferase encodes MRHFLTLKDYTKDEILEILDLADEIKAQTKKGDLKLYLKDKTLAMIFEKSSTRTRVSFEVGISQLGGKALFLSSRDIQLGRGEPVKDTARVLGRMVDMIMARVYKQSDLEELAKFSGIPVINGLSDDFHPVQLMADLMTMREFGKDINSLKVAYIGDGNNMANSYILAASKLGFELRIATPKGYEPCDSVLNLAFDFAKESGAKILLSNTPQTAINEADVVVTDTWISMGQEEEKIKRVKDFNGFTIDRVLMSLAKSDAIFLHCLPAYRGYEVSEELFEAHADEIFSEAENRLHAQKAVMVWLYRRKDE; translated from the coding sequence TTGAGACATTTTCTAACACTAAAAGACTACACAAAAGATGAAATTTTAGAAATTTTAGATCTTGCTGATGAGATAAAAGCCCAGACTAAAAAGGGCGATTTAAAGCTGTATTTAAAAGATAAAACATTAGCTATGATATTTGAAAAAAGCTCAACTAGAACTAGAGTTAGCTTTGAAGTTGGAATTTCTCAGCTTGGCGGAAAAGCTCTATTTTTAAGTAGTCGTGATATTCAGCTTGGTCGTGGAGAGCCTGTAAAAGATACAGCTAGAGTTTTAGGAAGAATGGTTGATATGATAATGGCTAGAGTCTATAAACAAAGCGATTTAGAAGAGCTTGCTAAATTTAGTGGAATTCCTGTTATAAATGGGCTAAGCGATGATTTTCATCCAGTTCAACTGATGGCTGATCTTATGACTATGAGAGAATTTGGCAAGGATATAAATAGTCTAAAAGTAGCTTATATAGGCGATGGAAATAATATGGCAAATTCATATATTCTAGCTGCTAGTAAGTTAGGGTTTGAGTTAAGAATTGCTACCCCAAAAGGTTATGAGCCTTGTGATAGTGTTTTAAATTTGGCTTTTGATTTTGCTAAAGAAAGTGGAGCTAAAATTTTACTTTCTAATACCCCACAAACTGCTATAAATGAAGCTGATGTCGTAGTAACTGATACCTGGATATCTATGGGGCAAGAAGAGGAAAAAATTAAAAGAGTAAAAGATTTTAATGGCTTTACTATTGATAGAGTTTTAATGAGTTTAGCTAAAAGCGATGCGATTTTTTTACACTGTTTGCCTGCTTATAGAGGTTATGAGGTAAGTGAAGAGCTATTTGAAGCTCATGCAGATGAGATATTTAGCGAAGCAGAAAACCGCTTACATGCACAAAAAGCTGTCATGGTATGGCTATATAGGAGAAAAGATGAGTGA
- a CDS encoding DUF2603 domain-containing protein, whose translation MSEDKRCIDEKIDEIHEILGDDKNEKTIFEIVDSDDKKMLTLKSGSWNSSEPWFGVDGDQNLHTMVSIKSLTKFIESYRNLARENFDLRLERSIAQHLPIDFGDVWTVCMDEIRRIALENPKSTTLNIDLNEIVSKVKQDHPNLFIDLERVRRGNL comes from the coding sequence ATGAGTGAAGATAAAAGATGTATTGATGAAAAAATAGATGAAATTCACGAAATTTTAGGCGATGATAAAAACGAAAAGACTATCTTTGAGATAGTTGATAGCGATGATAAAAAGATGCTAACTTTAAAAAGTGGTTCATGGAATAGTAGCGAACCGTGGTTTGGAGTCGATGGTGATCAGAATTTACATACCATGGTTTCTATAAAATCTCTTACTAAATTTATAGAGTCTTATAGAAATTTAGCTAGAGAGAATTTTGATTTAAGGCTTGAAAGAAGCATAGCCCAACATTTGCCAATAGATTTTGGCGATGTTTGGACTGTTTGCATGGATGAGATAAGGCGTATAGCTTTAGAAAATCCAAAAAGCACCACGCTAAATATCGACCTAAATGAGATAGTTAGCAAGGTTAAACAAGACCATCCAAATTTATTTATTGATTTAGAAAGAGTTAGGAGAGGAAATTTATGA
- the hemN gene encoding oxygen-independent coproporphyrinogen III oxidase: MKIDFDAYAKYSKPGPRYTSYPTALEFSENFSYDEYINELKNQDKQRPLSLYFHLPFCRSACYFCGCNVIYTSKQEKLDRYIDYLEKELEILSKILDTNRVVTQLHFGGGTPTFYSDAQLDKIIKNIKSHFKNFSNDAEISCEIDPRFLTDKQLDILVGHGFNRVSFGVQDFNEKVQKAIHRIQPFEITKNAVDMARNRGIYSINMDLIYGLPFQTVESFKETLKQALTLDVDRFAIFNYAHVPWIKKSMRKIDEDTLPEPKFKLEILKYTHDYLTSNGYKMIGMDHYAKPEDELFKALEDGSLHRNFQGYTTKGGADLIGVGITSIGEGVSHYAQNYKDMDRYEKAIDSGILPYFKGIKLNDEDILRKEVIMSLMSNFYLNIEKIESKFGINFKEHFHDSLEKLKDLSEFLEVGDKEIKVTPTGTLLIRNIAMCFDEYMVNDGSKRFSKTV; the protein is encoded by the coding sequence ATGAAGATAGACTTTGATGCATACGCAAAATACTCAAAACCAGGACCAAGGTACACAAGCTATCCAACGGCTTTGGAATTTAGTGAGAATTTTAGTTATGATGAGTATATTAACGAGTTAAAAAACCAAGATAAACAAAGACCACTATCTTTATATTTTCACTTACCATTTTGCCGCTCAGCATGCTATTTTTGTGGCTGTAATGTCATCTATACTAGCAAGCAAGAAAAGCTTGATAGATATATTGATTACTTAGAAAAAGAGCTTGAAATTTTAAGTAAAATTTTAGACACAAATAGAGTTGTAACTCAGCTTCATTTTGGTGGTGGAACTCCAACTTTTTATAGTGATGCTCAGCTTGATAAAATTATAAAAAACATAAAATCTCATTTTAAAAATTTTAGTAACGATGCTGAGATAAGTTGTGAGATAGACCCTAGATTTTTAACTGATAAGCAACTTGATATTTTAGTAGGACACGGGTTTAATAGAGTTAGTTTTGGAGTTCAAGACTTTAATGAAAAGGTTCAAAAAGCAATTCACAGAATTCAACCCTTTGAAATAACTAAAAATGCCGTTGATATGGCAAGAAATAGGGGAATTTACTCTATAAATATGGACCTTATTTATGGACTTCCATTTCAAACGGTTGAGAGCTTTAAAGAGACTTTAAAACAAGCTTTAACGCTTGATGTTGACAGATTTGCCATATTTAACTACGCACATGTTCCGTGGATTAAAAAATCAATGAGAAAGATAGATGAAGACACTCTTCCAGAGCCAAAATTCAAGCTTGAAATTTTAAAATATACTCATGATTATCTTACATCAAATGGATATAAGATGATAGGCATGGATCACTACGCAAAACCTGAAGATGAGCTTTTTAAGGCTTTAGAAGATGGCAGTTTGCATAGAAATTTCCAAGGATATACAACTAAAGGCGGGGCGGATTTAATAGGAGTTGGCATTACAAGTATAGGTGAAGGAGTTAGCCACTACGCTCAAAACTATAAAGATATGGATAGATATGAAAAGGCTATTGATAGTGGAATTTTACCTTACTTTAAAGGCATAAAGCTAAATGATGAAGATATTTTAAGAAAAGAAGTTATTATGAGTTTGATGAGTAACTTTTACTTAAATATAGAAAAGATCGAATCAAAATTTGGTATAAATTTCAAAGAGCATTTCCATGATAGTTTAGAAAAGCTTAAAGATTTAAGTGAGTTTTTAGAAGTTGGTGATAAGGAGATAAAAGTTACTCCAACAGGAACGCTACTTATTAGAAATATAGCTATGTGCTTTGATGAGTACATGGTAAATGATGGAAGTAAGAGGTTTTCAAAAACAGTATGA
- a CDS encoding (Fe-S)-binding protein: MSIVNITDACVKCGKCIPVCTIHNINRDETTSPRGFLDLLSAYQNGDLELDKQAKEIFESCFLCTNCVDVCPSSIGTDTAIEMVRSDIADKYGISWYKKVVFWFLSHRKIMDLTAKFGYVFQSCGLKVNKEKFSNSMRMRFNLPLVKMIDKTRLLPTFGKKSFLNSYPEFIDNGGEKTIGIFIGCMGNYFYTGIGEGLLKICKTLKINAHLMKKQACCGAAMYFTGDTKTTKKNAKFNIEYFEEILKTVDAIIIPEATCSGMIRVDYEHLFHDEEEWKNRAIAISSKVFLATEYFDKFTNLAEILATKNSSDLSITCHDPCHARKMQGVYKEPRHLLAQNFSITEMSNPNQCCGFGGVTMQTNRYYLSKASGKQKVPMIEKTGAKFVSAECSACRMQLNNALHIDKSDKRCVNPIELIASVL, translated from the coding sequence ATGAGTATTGTAAACATAACAGATGCTTGTGTAAAGTGTGGTAAGTGTATTCCAGTTTGTACGATTCATAACATAAACCGAGATGAAACTACTAGTCCAAGGGGCTTTTTAGATCTTTTAAGTGCGTATCAAAATGGTGATTTAGAACTTGATAAGCAGGCAAAAGAGATATTTGAAAGCTGCTTTTTATGTACAAATTGCGTTGATGTTTGCCCCTCATCTATTGGAACTGATACAGCTATTGAGATGGTAAGAAGCGATATAGCTGATAAATATGGCATTTCGTGGTATAAAAAAGTGGTGTTTTGGTTTTTAAGCCATAGAAAAATCATGGACTTAACAGCTAAATTTGGCTATGTTTTTCAAAGCTGTGGACTTAAGGTAAATAAAGAGAAATTTTCAAATTCTATGAGAATGAGATTTAACCTTCCTTTAGTTAAGATGATAGATAAAACAAGACTCTTGCCAACTTTTGGTAAAAAGAGCTTTTTAAATTCTTATCCTGAATTTATAGATAATGGTGGCGAAAAAACTATAGGAATTTTTATAGGATGTATGGGAAATTACTTTTATACAGGCATTGGCGAAGGGCTACTTAAAATTTGTAAAACCTTAAAAATAAATGCTCATCTTATGAAAAAACAAGCCTGTTGTGGTGCTGCTATGTATTTTACAGGAGATACTAAAACAACTAAGAAAAATGCCAAATTTAATATAGAGTATTTTGAAGAAATACTAAAAACTGTAGATGCTATTATCATTCCAGAAGCGACCTGTTCTGGCATGATAAGGGTTGATTATGAGCATCTTTTCCATGATGAAGAAGAGTGGAAAAATAGAGCAATTGCTATTAGTTCTAAGGTTTTTTTAGCTACAGAGTATTTTGATAAATTTACAAATTTAGCTGAAATTTTAGCTACAAAAAATAGCTCAGATCTAAGCATAACCTGTCATGATCCTTGCCATGCTAGAAAGATGCAAGGCGTTTATAAGGAACCAAGACATCTACTAGCTCAAAATTTCAGCATTACCGAGATGAGTAATCCAAATCAATGCTGTGGGTTTGGCGGAGTAACTATGCAGACAAACCGCTACTATTTAAGCAAAGCAAGTGGCAAGCAAAAAGTTCCTATGATAGAAAAAACAGGTGCTAAATTTGTAAGTGCTGAGTGTAGTGCATGTAGAATGCAGCTAAATAACGCTTTACATATCGATAAAAGTGATAAAAGGTGCGTTAATCCTATTGAGCTAATCGCATCTGTTTTATAG